A single genomic interval of Lucilia cuprina isolate Lc7/37 chromosome 2, ASM2204524v1, whole genome shotgun sequence harbors:
- the LOC111680794 gene encoding dedicator of cytokinesis protein 9 isoform X1: protein MAERKFTRALNKPGMAAQLRETVSQVVRESAVLMKYPTNKQHRNTGSEKWNKPLVVEPIDFESFISKNKTLIQNDPQRELLIYPSDDVSEKILPRKVRTKSKSIIDRFEPPNETIVCPLYGGSTSTNGSHNVTRQNSSASNSPRLTQRQLSSQSTTSNGSIQQQQQQNGGNISRKCSQTSAPQLNSIKSPTSSLESYESALSTTNGTTKSISSSSSSTLKSSNLAQPEDDDDLDTIGDSLINNGVGPPAKPKFECSRFTRQALYTYRAKNHLIHYKYHEYGGTCHDLPKKTSSEVLREEVYEIDADQDRIDEQMSRSQADSITKQGYLLKGPDSGSDRMFANIGNKSFKRRYCYLRQEVDGTYILELHKDEKQGEAKATIVMDFCTEVVQNPKRSRYCFELRMTAGHKSFTLAAENEEDLKDWLSKLSLVLQQNKIQEDKRVASLERTPPPSPNTVMFGTLKGLDQSMNPQLIKYGRETDISIAQARRENRRRLFANYQSSSKATPADNVDQYREQFGKRIFLSCQSLKFRLQCPSDSQSSADGSHVCQVEPYITSLALYDVRAGRKLTESFYFNINDEHVRDMLPSTPVPHSVAAANVPKKDVHDERTRSTSQAYSTLIENLSTELQRFNKEQFSQLKQALFSVTSPHSDIFLVLKIEKILQGNIVQAVEPYLKANRDPRFAQKLHKNIRNYAQNIGHYRQPFGWAAKPLFRSYSNELDTEKDGEFEFNTIYRQEVNKLKDEELLKLLAEYRKPDKLSKLTVIPGQLKLMIEEVEKVEGSFTKSLVPLVNSTCPPNKPVTLEITEFQSTSERDCHPFTTFCNHLFVYPLNLQFDSQKIFSRARNITVVVELRDSDHENSKPLKCIYGRPGQDFLVSQIACPVLHHNTTPLWYEELKLRLPLGIFPEHHLLFSFYHVSCNLGKKRDANATFETPIGYAWLPLLQKGKINLDEQVIPVAATLPVGYLSIQPLGLGKGQNCGPDIQWIDNQRPLFGVALRMDSTVHTADQHLHNLFAHSERLLEGGKTTAMPAETETCKILKAAHAIDITTLINYLPTILNELFTLLVHTQSEEVGLNIIRLLINIIHMITEEAGRKELLTSYVTYVFHAPYFSQKISRTVHGELCKHLPSILHPNNTDFLVVNKFMRYSGIFFDLIVKSMSQHLLDTGRIRMLRNERFPKEFPERLENLIKVLIPYLISRYKDLPVETQHLNKSLSQFVRRALTFMDRGFVFKLIRYYMEQFSPGDPRVLQEFKFNFLQEICQHEHYVPFNLPFVLNPKNRPPEMMQHFNLTEDFCRQHFLSGLLLQELKSSLNEVGNVRKHALMVLKNLLAKHELDDRYQNKGQLSRIALLYVPWLGIVMDNIQRIDDLSEVTTPNGHVYADSASYTQRLSCSSSYVFGKDSTLNSNTSTPRGKNRATLHIEHPSPVRASVHLKETNYLAAIAGTVITNGCSDSSLNSLTSDSQNSQDTTLGANGNHIENMDVALRNGHNRSISVTHATVMQRCDKFSAAESKDLLLGFLFVIKHLSQEQMIGWWQNCNETETINFMTILELCLIQFRYVGKKNLHLNEESRDARAVRAAKASTLPARTSPAALENSSNLNETGTLNLTHNRENLLSETTRSQQALYESNLATEVGMIILDCLGLFAVQFKLKLIDSLILPKLARVYLKFLQLGQSENLSKHVFAALRAFINNFSPALFKGNAILCGQMVYELLKACDSRLVQIRHESCAVLYLLMRSNFEFSGRKGLTRVHLQVIISVSQMIGNVIGLNNARFQESLSVINSYANSDKAMKGTGFPVEVKDLTRRVRTVLMATAQMQAHHMDPERLLELQYSLANSYASTPELRHTWLVTMARNHEQNGNISEAACCHLHIAALMSEYLRLKGGCSINWGSLAFSKISRNINRDEQGLKLDAGSQDSQYTEQMLLEQLKQCAVFLDSAERYECLGELYKLILPIYERTRNYNDLQESYEHLAKAYSKIIEVNRSGKRMLGRFYRVVFYGMVYFEEDHAVEYVYKEPKLTSLSEISERLAKQYKEKFGADVVKLIMDSSPVNVNELDPKLAYIQVTHVIPFFTKDELDQRLNEFEQNHDVDTFMYETPFTKSGAARGAVEEQWKRKTVIKTTYSFPYVLKRIPVKSREIIELSPIEVAIDEMQTKVTELEETILPPADVKKLQLRLQGSVAVQVNAGPLAYAQAFLDPKVVNNFSVDRVEDLKDVFRDFIGVCHTALQLNARMICSDQKEYHNALKENYQKLCQALSELLDEPFQPLDEGANATHRNSMALFNAISGASNNSSFPVY from the exons ATGGCAGAACGAAAATTTACCCGGGCCTTAAATAAGCCGGGTATGGCTGCTCAATTGCGTGAGACTGTATCACAAGTTGTACGAGAGAGTGCAGTGTTG ATGAAATATCCAACAAACAAACAGCATCGTAATACTGGTAGCGAAAAATGG aatAAACCCCTCGTAGTGGAACCCATAGACTTTGAAAGCTTCATCTCCAAAAACAAAACTCTAATACAAAATGATCCCCAAAGAGAATTACTTATATATCCAAGTGATGATGTATCG GAAAAAATTTTACCCCGCAAAGTACGCACAAAATCCAAATCCATAATAGATCGCTTTGAACCCCCCAATGAAACGATAGTATGTCCCTTGTATGGTGGATCAACATCCACTAATGGATCACATAATGTAACAAGACAGAATAGCAGTGCTTCCAATAGTCCGCGTTTAACGCAACGACAGTTGAGTAGTCAATCTACAACTTCTAATGGTtccatacaacaacaacagcaacaaaatggTGGTAACATTTCACGCAAATGTTCACAAACCTCAGCGCCACAACTTAATTCTATTAAATCACCTACCTCATCATTGGAATCATACGAATCGGCGCTGTCCACAACAAATGGCACAACTAAATCCATATCCTCCTCGTCATCATCAACACTCAAATCAAGTAATTTAGCACAACccgaagatgatgatgatttagATACCATAGGTGATTCGTTGATAAATAATGGAGTTGGTCCTCCGGCTAAGCCGAAATTTGAATGTTCACGTTTTACGCGTCAGGCCTTGTATACGTATCGTgctaaaaatcatttaatacaTTATAAATACCATGAATATGGTGGAACTTGTCATGATCTACCAAA AAAAACTTCCTCAGAAGTTTTAAGAGAAGAAGTCTATGAAATTGATGCCGATCAAGATCGTATCGACGAGCAAATGTCACGGTCTCAGGCTGATTCCATTACTAAACAAGGTTATTTGCTAAAAGGTCCGGACTCGGGTTCAGATCGTATGTTTGCTAATATTGGTAACAAGTCTTTTAAAAGAAG ATATTGTTATCTACGCCAAGAAGTGGATGGTACTTATATATTAGAACTACACAAAGATGAAAAACAGGGTGAAGCGAAGGCCACCATAGTCATGGACTTTTGCACTGAAGTTGTGCAG AATCCTAAACGTAGTCGCTATTGCTTTGAACTACGCATGACTGCCGGTCATAAATCTTTTACATTAGCTGCCGAAAATGAAGAAGATCTCAAGGACTGGTTAAGTAAACTCTCATTAGTATTGCAACAGAACAAAATCCAAGAAGATAAACGAGTAGCATCACTCGAAAGAACACCTCCTCCAAGTCCTAATACTGTGATGTTTGGTACCCTTAAGGGTCTTGATCAATCTATGAATCCACAATTAATTAAATACGGAAGAGAAACTGATATATCCATAGCACAGGCAAGACGAGAAAATAGACGAAGACTTTTTGCCAATTACCAATCGAGTTCGAAAGCAACACCTGCCGATAATGTCGATCAGTATAGAGAACAATTTGGCAAACGTATATTCCTTAGTTGTCAAAGTCTAAAATTTCGCCTACAATGTCCTTCCGATAGTCAAAGTTCGGCCGATGGCAGTCATGTCTGTCAGGTTGAACCCTATATAACTAGTCTGGCTCTGTATGATGTACGCGCAGGACGCAAACTTACAGAATCATTTTACTTCAACATTAACGATGAGCATGTGCGTGATATGTTACCCTCAACACCCGTGCCACATTCAGTGGCCGCTGCAAATGTTCCCAAAAAAGATGTGCATGATGAACGTACACGTAGTACTTCGCAAGCCTATAGTACgcttatagaaaatctttcgacaGAATTGCAGAGATTCAACAAGGAGCAGTTTTCACAGTTAAAGCAGGCTTTATTTTCAGTTACCTCGCCTCATTCAGATATATTTCTGGTgctaaaaatagagaaaatctTGCAAGGAAATATAGTACAGGCTGTGGAACCCTACTTAAAAGCCAATAGAGATCCCAGATTTGCTCAAAAACTACACAAGAATATACGTAACTATGCCCAGAACATTGGCCATTATAGACAACCATTTGGCTGGGCAGCCAAGCCTCTATTTCGTTCATACAGCAATGAATTGGATACAGAAAAAGATGgtgaatttgaatttaatacCATCTATCGACAAGAAGTAAATAAACTCAAAGATGAGGAGTTATTGAAATTATTAGCCGAATATCGAAAACCAgataaattaagtaaattaacGGTTATACCGGGACAATTGAAATTAATGATAGAGGAGGTAGAAAAAGTGGAAG GCTCATTTACCAAATCATTAGTACCTTTGGTTAACTCCACCTGTCCACCCAACAAGCCAGTTACTTTAGAAATAACCGAATTCCAAAGTACTTCCGAACGAGATTGTCATCCATTTACAACATTTTGtaatcatttatttgtttatccCTTAAACTTACAATTCGATAGTCAGAAAATATTCTCCCGGGCTCGCAATATAACAGTTGTGGTAGAATTAAGAGATTCTGATCATGAAAATTCCAAGCCATTGAAG TGCATATATGGCCGTCCAGGTCAAGATTTTCTAGTCTCCCAAATAGCCTGCCCAGTTCTTCATCACAACACCACTCCCTTGTGGTATGAAGAATTAAAATTACGTTTACCTTTGGGTATATTTCCCGAACATCATcttctgttttctttttatcatGTTTCTTGTAATTTGGGTAAAAAACGTGATGCTAATGCTACGTTCGAAACACCCATCGGTTATGCCTGGCTGCCGTTATTGCAAAAAGGTAAAATAAATTTGGATGAACAAGTCATTCCAGTAGCAGCTACTTTGCCTGTCGGGTACTTAAGCATTCAGCCCTTAGGCTTGGGCAAAGGG CAGAATTGTGGGCCAGATATACAATGGATCGATAATCAAAGACCGCTGTTTGGTGTGGCCCTGCGTATGGATTCTACAGTACACACAGCCGATCAACATTTACACAATTTATTTGCTCATTCCGAACGTCTGTTGGAAGGTGGCAAAACTACGGCTATGCCAGCTGAAACGGAAACCTGTAAAATTCTAAAAGCAGCTCATGCTATTGATATTACCACCCTTATCAACTATTTGCCTACTATACTAAATGAACTCTTTACCTTATTGGTGCACACGCAATCTGAAGAAGTTGGCTTGAATATTATACGTTTACTTATAAACATTATACACATGATAACGGAGGAAGCCGGACGCAAGGAGTTATTAACTTCCTATGTAACCTATGTCTTTCATGCACCCTATTTTTCCCAAAAGATTTCACGTACTGTACATGGTGAATTGTGCAAACATTTGCCCTCTATTTTGCATCCCAATAATACCGACTTTTTGGTAGTCAATAAGTTTATGCGTTACTCGggtatattttttgatttgatCGTTAAAAGTATGTCGCAACATCTTTTGGATACGGGTCGGATACGTATGTTAAGAAATGAAAGATTTCCAAAAGAATTCCCTGAAAGACTGGAAAATCTTATTAAGGTCTTGATACCCTATTTGATATCACGCTACAAAGATTTACCCGTGGAAACCCAACATCTTAATAAGTCATTATCACAATTTGTTCGTAGAGCCTTGACATTTATGGATCgtggttttgtttttaaactaataCGCTACTACATGGAACAATTTTCTCCCGGAGATCCTCGTGTTTTACAggagtttaaatttaatttccttCAAGAAATTTGTCAACATGAACACTATGTGCCCTTTAacttgccatttgttttgaatCCCAAAAATCGTCCTCCCGAAATGatgcaacattttaatttaacggAGGATTTCTGCCGACAACATTTCCTATCGGGCTTATTGTTACAAGAACTGAAGAGTAGTTTGAATGAAGTGGGTAATGTTAGAAAACATGCCTTGATGGTATTGAAAAACCTATTGGCGAAACATGAATTGGATGATCGTTATCAGAATAAGGGACAACTATCTAGGATTGCTTTGTTGTATGTACCCTGGTTGGGTATAGTAATGGATAATATACAAAGAATCGACGATCTCTCAGAGGTAACCACACCCAATGGTCATGTTTATGCCGACTCTGCTTCCTATACTCAAAGGCTTTCGTGCTCCAGTAGTTATGTTTTTGGCAAAGATTCGACTTTGAATTCCAATACGTCTACTCCTAGAGGTAAAAACAGAGCAACTTTGCACATTGAGCATCCCAGTCCAGTTAGAGCTTCGGTACATCTTAAGGAAACCAATTACTTGGCTGCAATAGCTGGTACTGTTATTACCAATGGCTGTTCAGATTCATCCCTTAACTCCCTAACATCCGATTCACAAAACTCTCAAGATACCACCTTGGGAGCCAATGGTAATCATATAGAAAATATGGATGTGGCTTTAAGAAATGGTCACAATCGCTCTATTAGCGTAACTCATGCCACCGTCATGCAAAGATGTGATAAATTCTCAGCAGCTGAAAGCAAAGATCTCCTATTGGGCTTCCTGTTTGTCATTAAACATTTATCACAAGAACAAATGATTGGTTGGTGGCAAAATTGCAATGAAACCGAAACCATTAACTTTATGACCATTTTGGAATTATGTCTCATACAATTTCGTTATGTGGGTAAGAAAAATCTACATTTAAATGAAGAATCCAGAGATGCTCGAGCAGTAAGAGCAGCCAAAGCTAGTACTCTACCAGCCAGAACATCACCAGCTGCTTTAGAAAACTCCTCTAATTTAAATGAAACAGGTACCTTAAATTTAACACACAATCGAGAGAATTTATTAAGTGAAACCACTAGAAGTCAACAGGCTTTATATGAATCAAATCTGGCCACTGAAGTTGGTATGATCATATTGGATTGTTTGGGTTTATTTGCAGtacaatttaaacttaaactcaTAGACAGTCTCATATTACCAAAATTGGCGCGTGTTTATCTCAAGTTTCTGCAACTGGGTCAATCGGAAAATCTTTCCAAACATGTTTTTGCTGCTCTGCGTGCTTTCATCAACAACTTTTCGCCGGCTCTTTTTAAAGGCAATGCCATATTGTGCGGTCAAATGGTATACGAATTACTAAAGGCGTGTGACAGTCGTCTAGTGCAAATTAGACATGAATCCTGTGCAGTTCTTTATCTACTAATGCGTAGCAATTTCGAGTTTAGCGGACGTAAAGGTTTAACGCGGGTACATTTACAGGTCATCATTTCGGTCTCACAAATGATTGGCAATGTAATTGGTCTGAATAATGCACGTTTTCAAGAGAGTTTATCGGTCATCAATAGTTATGCGAATAGTGATAAGGCTATGAAGGGTACCGGTTTTCCAGTAGAGGTCAAAGATCTAACACGCAGAGTGCGAACTGTTTTAATGGCTACGGCTCAAATGCAAGCTCACCATATGGATCCAGAACGCTTGCTAGAGTTACAATATTCTTTAGCCAATTCCTATGCCTCTACACCAGAACTACGACACACCTGGCTGGTGACTATGGCTCGTAATCATGAACAGAATGGTAATATTTCCGAAGCAGCCTGTTGTCATCTGCACATAGCCGCCTTGATGTCCGAATATCTGCGTTTGAAGGGTGGCTGCAGCATTAATTGGGGCTCTTTGgcttttagcaaaatttcacGCAATATTAATCGCGATGAACAAGGTCTCAAATTGGATGCTGGTTCTCAGGATTCTCAATATACCGAACAAATGCTATTGGAACAATTAAAACAATGTGCAGTATTTTTGGATTCTGCCGAACGTTATGAATGTTTGGGAGAATTGTATAAGCTAATATTGCCCATTTATGAGAGAACAAGAAATTACAATGATCTACAAGAATCCTATGAACATTTAGCCAAGGCTTATAGTAAAATTATTGAGGTGAATCGTTCTGGCAAGCGCATGTTGGGCAGATTTTATCGTGTTGTTTTCTATGGAATG gtttatttCGAAGAAGATCATGCTGTAGAATATGTTTATAAGGAACCTAAATTGACTTCCTTAAGTGAGATATCCGAACGTTTAGCAAAACAGTACAAGGAGAAATTTGGTGCGGATGTTGTGAAATTAATTATGGATTCATCACCG GTTAATGTTAATGAACTCGATCCCAAATTGGCTTATATACAAGTAACACATGTGATACCATTCTTTACCAAAGATGAACTCGATCAAAGACTTAATGAGTTTGAACAAAATCACGATGTTGATACATTTATGTATGAAACACCTTTCACAAAATCGGGAGCAGCTAGAGGTGCGGTCGAGGAGCAATGGAAAcgtaaaactgttataaaaa cAACTTATTCCTTTCCCTATGTGCTAAAACGTATACCAGTTAAATCTAGAGAAATTATAGAATTGAGTCCCATAGAGGTGGCCATAGATGAAATGCAAACCAAAGTAACAGAATTAGAAGAAACCATACTACCACCAGCCGATGTTAAGAAATTACAGCTTAGACTGCAAGGCAGTGTTGCAGTGCAAGTAAATGCTGGTCCTTTGGCTTATGCTCAAGCGTTTTTGGATCCCAAAGTTGTTAATAACTTCTCCGTAGATAGGGTAGAGGACTTAAAAGATGTTTTCAG AGATTTCATAGGTGTTTGTCATACCGCTCTACAATTAAATGCCCGCATGATTTGCAGCGATCAAAAAGAATACCATAACGCTCTTAAGGAAAACTATCAGAAGCTTTGTCAGGCCTTAAGTGAATTGCTAGATGAACCTTTTCAACCTTTGGATGAAGGTGCCAATGCAACACATCGCAATAGCATGGCCTTATTTAATGCCATTAGTGGAGCTTCAAATAATTCAA gttttCCAGTTTACTAA